GCCGGCCACGAGCATCCGTGCGGGGCTCTCGCGCCAGCTCGTGGCGACGAGGGCGCCGATGCCGCGCAGCAGGCCCCCGCCCACCGCGGTGTCGGGATCCCGCCGCGTCATGCGTCCTCCTCCTCGGCGTCGAGTCCGCGCGCGAAGCGCTCGGCCTGCAGGCGGAAGAGGCGGGCGTAGTGGCCGTCGGCCGCCAGGAGCGCCCCGTGGTCCCCCGCCTCGACCGCGCGCCCCTTCTCGATGACGACGATGTGGTCGGCCCGCCGCACCGACGAGAAGCGGTGCGAGATGAGCAGCGCCGTCGCGCCGCGCGTGATGTCGACGAAGTGGTCGAAGAACTCCACCTCGGCGCGCACGTCGAGGGCGCTCGTCGGCTCGTCGAGCACGAGCACGCCCGCGCCCTGCGCGAGGGCGTAGAGCGAGCGCGCGATCGCGACGCGCTGCCACTGGCCGCCCGAGAGGTCGACGCCGCCCTCGTAGCCGCGCGACAGCACGGTGTCGTACGTCGCGGGCAGCGCCTCCAGCACGTCGGCGATGTCGGCGCGACGGGCGGCGGTGCGGATGGCCCCCGCGTCGTGCGGCGCCCAGGCGGCGCCGAGTGCGATGTTGTCGGCGGCCGAGAGCTCGTAGCGCACGAAGTCCTGGAAGATGACCGACACCGCCCGCCGCCACAGCACGGGGTCGAACTCGCGGATGTCGACGCCGTCTGCCGTGATGCGGCCGCCGGTCGGCTCGTAGAGGCGCGTGAGCAGCTTGACGAGCGTCGTCTTGCCGGCGCCGTTGACGCCGACGAGCGCTGTGGAGCGTCCCGCGACGAGCTCGAGGTCGAGGCCGTCGAGCACGGGTCGCTCGCTGCCCGGATAGCGGAACGTCACGTTCTCGAAGCGGATGGTGAGGGCGCGTCCGAGCGCGAGGCCGGCATCCGAGCCCTCGCCCGGCGTCGTCTCGCCCGCGAGCAGCTCGTCGCGGCGGGCCTCGAGGCGGCGGAGCGCGCTGAGCGTCTGGGCACCGAACTGCGTGAGCACGTCGGCCTCCGGGTAGTACTGGCCGAGCAGCACGGCGAGCGCGACCGCCTGGGTGCCGAGCGCGAGACCCGCGACGTCGATGCCGCCGTCGCTCGCGACCACCGCGATCGCGACGAGCACCGCCAGGATGACGGCGAGACCGATCGCCGTGAACGCGATGTACGGGCGGAAGAAGATCCGGCGGCGCTCGGATGCGACCTGGCCGAACATCGCGAGGTAGGGCGTGCGGGTGCGATCGGCGACCCACGACGCGAGGTCGAAGACGCGCAGCTCCTTGGCCGACGCGGGGCCCGTGCCGAGCCCGAGGAAGTACTCGTACTCGCGCCCCTCGCGCTCGACGCGGTCCCACACCGTCGAGTACTTGCGCATGCCGCCGCGCTGCCCGTAGCGGAAGACGAGCGTCACGACGCAGATGCCGACCGCGGCCCACCAGCCGACGACGACAGCCACGAGCACGACGAGACCGAGCAGCTGCGTGTAGCGCGCGATGAGCGCGAGCATGCCCGCACCTCCCGAGCCGGGGGTCGCCCAGTCGTTCTCGAGGAACCGCGTCGTGCCGCCGAGGTCGTCGAGGAAGCCCTGGTCCTCGAGGATGCCGATGCCCGTCGTCGACGACACCGCGGCCACCAGATCATCGCGCACGAGGGCGTCGAGCCGCAGGCGCAGGCGCTCTGAGAGCGCTCCCACGATGGGCGCCACAAGCTGCTGGAGTGTGAAGACCACGGCGGCCGCGACGAACGACGCGACGAGCGAGCTCCAGGCCTCTCCCCCGACGCCGTCGGCGACAACACCGGGCACCTGGGCGATCAGCAGGCTCGACGCGACCACGAAGGCCACGGGCAGCACGCCCGCGACGAGGTTGAGCACCACGAGCGCCGCGATGAGAGCGCGCGGGCCGCGGCGCAGCAGCGACAGCAGCAGCAGGCGCGGGCGCACGGCCTCGTCCCACCACTGCGCGACCATCCGTGCTCCCTTCTGTCGGCGACGACCGGCCGCCCACACTACCTCCGGGCGGAGCCGATCACCAGAGGTCTGCCGCGAGCCCGCGGGTGACCGCGTCAGGCGACGGCGCTGCGGTGCACGAGCTCGCGCGCGAGCTGGCGGTACTGCTCGGCGGCGTGGTGATCCGGCGCGAACTCGGTGATCGGGGTGCCGGCGACCGACGCATCCGGGAACTTCACGGTGCGATTGATGACCGTCTCGAGCACCTTGTCACCGAACGCCTCGACGACGCGCTCGAGCACCTCGCGCGAGTGCAGCGTGCGCGGGTCGTACATCGTCGCGAGGATGCCGTCGAGCGTGATCGCGGGGTTCAGGCGGTCGCGCACCTTGTCGATCGTCTCGACGAGCAATGCGACGCCACGGAGCGCGAAGAACTCGCACTCGAGAGGGATGAGCACGCCGTGGGCGGCCGTGAGCGCGTTGACGGTGAGGAGGCCGAGCGAGGGCTGGCAGTCGATGAGCACGACGTCGTAGTCGGCCGTCACCTGGCGCAGCACCCGCGCGAGGATCTGCTCGCGCGCGACCTCATTGACGAGGTGCACCTCGGCGGCCGAGAGGTCGATGTTGGCGGGGATGACGTCGAGGCCCGGCGTCGAGGTCTGCTGAATGGCGCCGGCGACGTCCTTCTGCGAGCCGAGCAGCAGGTCGTAGATCGTCGTGACGTCGTGCGTCTGCACGCCGAGCCCCGCCGAGAGGGCGCCCTGCGGGTCGAAGTCGACCGCGAGCACCTTGCGGCCGTAGGCCGCGAGCGCGGCGCCGAGGCTGATGGTCGTCGTCGTCTTGCCGACGCCGCCCTTCTGGTTGCAGAGCGAGATGATGCGGGCGGGGCCGTGCGTCGTGAGGGGTGCGGGCACGGGGAACTCCGTGACGGGTCGCCCCGTCGGCCCGATCTCGACGGCCAGGTCCTCGAGCCCGGCGAGTTCGTTCGCGACCTCCCGCTGCGCAGTCATATCGCGAGTGTACGTCCGGCCCCGGAGACGCCCGGGCGGCGACAGGCGGGGTCCGGACGGTTCGCCTCAGGTTCAACCAGAGGTTGAATGCGGGGCGCCGCGGTCTCGAGACGCATCGCTCCGCGGCGTTCCTCGACCAGCTGCGTCGGGGCCTACCGGGCGCGCGGGTGGGCCTGCTGGTAGACGTCGCGCAGTCCGTCGATCGTCACGTGCGTGTACAGCTGCGTCGTCGCGACGGATGCGTGGCCCAGCAGCTCCTGGACGACCCGCACATCCGCTCCCCCCGCGAGAAGGTGCGTCGCGAACGAGTGCCGCAGGCTGTGCGGCGACACCTCGACCGTGAGGCCCGCGCGCTCGGCCGCGGCGCGGATGATGAGCCACGCGTTCTGCCGGCTCAGCCGTGCGCCGCGCGCGCCCAGGAAGAGCGCGGGCGTCGACCGCGTGCCCGAGCCGAGCAGCGGCCGCGCGCGCACGAGGTACGCCTCGATCGCGGCACGGGCGAACGAGCCGAGCGGCACGATGCGCTGCTTGTCGCCCTTGCCCACCACACGGATGAGCTCGGGCGTGCCGTCCTCCCCCACGAGGTCGTCGACGTCGAGCGCGACCGCCTCCGAGACACGCGCGCCCGTCGCGTAGAGGAGCTCGAGGAGCGCCTTGTCGCGCAGGCGCACGGGGTCATCGCCATCCGTCGCCGCGAGCAGCGCCTCGACCTGCTCGCGTGTGAGCGCCTTCGGGAGGCGCTTCGGCAGCTTCGGCGCCGTGAGCGCCTCGGCGGGATCCGACTCGAGCAGTCCCTCCTCGACGAGGAACCGCGTGAACCCGCGGATCGACGAGATGACGCGCGCCGTCGAGCTCGCCGCGAGCGGCACCTCGCG
The Protaetiibacter sp. SSC-01 genome window above contains:
- the xerD gene encoding site-specific tyrosine recombinase XerD — encoded protein: MPAAELERQRDRYLRHLSIERGLSANSVAAYRRDLAAFLTALAERGVTDAAALDADAVRAYVVGLRDREVPLAASSTARVISSIRGFTRFLVEEGLLESDPAEALTAPKLPKRLPKALTREQVEALLAATDGDDPVRLRDKALLELLYATGARVSEAVALDVDDLVGEDGTPELIRVVGKGDKQRIVPLGSFARAAIEAYLVRARPLLGSGTRSTPALFLGARGARLSRQNAWLIIRAAAERAGLTVEVSPHSLRHSFATHLLAGGADVRVVQELLGHASVATTQLYTHVTIDGLRDVYQQAHPRAR
- a CDS encoding ParA family protein; this encodes MTAQREVANELAGLEDLAVEIGPTGRPVTEFPVPAPLTTHGPARIISLCNQKGGVGKTTTTISLGAALAAYGRKVLAVDFDPQGALSAGLGVQTHDVTTIYDLLLGSQKDVAGAIQQTSTPGLDVIPANIDLSAAEVHLVNEVAREQILARVLRQVTADYDVVLIDCQPSLGLLTVNALTAAHGVLIPLECEFFALRGVALLVETIDKVRDRLNPAITLDGILATMYDPRTLHSREVLERVVEAFGDKVLETVINRTVKFPDASVAGTPITEFAPDHHAAEQYRQLARELVHRSAVA
- a CDS encoding ABC transporter ATP-binding protein, giving the protein MVAQWWDEAVRPRLLLLSLLRRGPRALIAALVVLNLVAGVLPVAFVVASSLLIAQVPGVVADGVGGEAWSSLVASFVAAAVVFTLQQLVAPIVGALSERLRLRLDALVRDDLVAAVSSTTGIGILEDQGFLDDLGGTTRFLENDWATPGSGGAGMLALIARYTQLLGLVVLVAVVVGWWAAVGICVVTLVFRYGQRGGMRKYSTVWDRVEREGREYEYFLGLGTGPASAKELRVFDLASWVADRTRTPYLAMFGQVASERRRIFFRPYIAFTAIGLAVILAVLVAIAVVASDGGIDVAGLALGTQAVALAVLLGQYYPEADVLTQFGAQTLSALRRLEARRDELLAGETTPGEGSDAGLALGRALTIRFENVTFRYPGSERPVLDGLDLELVAGRSTALVGVNGAGKTTLVKLLTRLYEPTGGRITADGVDIREFDPVLWRRAVSVIFQDFVRYELSAADNIALGAAWAPHDAGAIRTAARRADIADVLEALPATYDTVLSRGYEGGVDLSGGQWQRVAIARSLYALAQGAGVLVLDEPTSALDVRAEVEFFDHFVDITRGATALLISHRFSSVRRADHIVVIEKGRAVEAGDHGALLAADGHYARLFRLQAERFARGLDAEEEDA